The following are encoded together in the candidate division WOR-3 bacterium genome:
- a CDS encoding DUF5916 domain-containing protein, whose amino-acid sequence MIYLLNLYFFIFSLDSTNWSPNSGEVLVINLPYLKVPPKIDGVIDEHEYLEAEILTNFTEFDPIENAKPPVETEVLIGCDEDNLYVAFKCYDDIRGLRANLMQRDKCYGDDLVGLLIDPYGDLKDAYEVLSNPMGVQVDAIMKTDEGGDDLSYDADWNVSTKIFDKFWIAEFAIPFSSLKFEGEGEKKWRINFFRIRPRESMAKYAWAPISRDKPGFISQSGILIIGEDILLKSKNLTFLPYLSSAQRGSRIEKYEQDKVNYKGGASLRYTPSSNINIDLALNPDFAEIEADAPQLQTNNPFALYYSEKRPFFYEGKSLLESKIEIIYTRSINNPLYAAKAMGNLGGNDFIFLSARDENTPWIIPFKDYSKEIPSSKSSISNIFKVERSIFDNTKLAASLSDRRVEEGFNTVYNLEGSSRFLDHYIILYQGAYSNTKEPSDTLLSRNINKDNFGDYTGAFDGEEFRGYTQLFSGGLYFRNFGGGGRYEVCSPTFRSDLGFIQKNDFKKGYIWFQPRIYPNKFGFEQVDFQFSTGKAFDFDGFREEKYYIAKLFITLMKQTELNIYHCGWDERFLGQDFYRLWFYQLEFSTSPIKTLNFYGNLFISRTVNHRESNYGYERNFYISTTLKPFPFLQMEGSYGRYRLFREKWFDEVYDESVLYTKIEYFFSSAFSLRLTVDYNGESKNLRIMPLLKYQPSPFTIFFIGANSSTLYNSYRDFELMSHQIFMKVQYEFNL is encoded by the coding sequence ATGATATATTTATTAAATTTATATTTTTTTATTTTTTCTTTGGATTCCACTAATTGGAGTCCGAATTCAGGAGAAGTTCTTGTAATAAATTTACCTTATTTAAAGGTTCCTCCCAAAATTGATGGGGTAATAGATGAACATGAATACCTTGAAGCAGAAATATTAACAAATTTCACAGAATTTGACCCTATAGAGAACGCAAAGCCACCTGTTGAAACAGAAGTCCTAATTGGTTGTGATGAAGATAATCTTTATGTTGCTTTTAAATGTTATGATGATATAAGAGGACTTAGGGCCAATTTAATGCAACGAGACAAATGCTATGGTGATGACCTCGTTGGATTGTTGATAGATCCTTATGGAGACTTAAAGGATGCTTATGAGGTTTTATCAAATCCTATGGGAGTCCAGGTGGATGCAATTATGAAGACAGACGAAGGTGGTGATGATCTTTCATACGATGCTGATTGGAATGTTTCTACAAAGATATTTGATAAATTCTGGATAGCAGAGTTTGCGATTCCCTTTTCTTCTTTGAAATTTGAGGGAGAGGGAGAAAAGAAATGGAGAATTAATTTTTTCAGAATTAGACCCCGTGAAAGTATGGCTAAATACGCTTGGGCTCCCATTTCTCGGGATAAACCGGGATTTATCTCTCAGAGTGGAATATTGATTATTGGTGAAGATATTTTATTGAAAAGTAAAAATCTAACTTTTCTTCCATATCTCTCCTCTGCTCAGAGAGGAAGTAGAATAGAAAAATATGAACAGGATAAAGTTAATTATAAAGGTGGGGCTTCCCTAAGATATACTCCTTCTTCCAATATTAATATTGACCTCGCCTTAAATCCAGATTTCGCGGAAATTGAAGCAGATGCTCCACAGCTCCAAACCAACAATCCTTTTGCCCTTTATTATTCTGAAAAAAGGCCTTTTTTCTATGAGGGGAAATCTCTTCTTGAGAGTAAAATTGAAATTATTTACACAAGAAGTATTAACAATCCTCTTTATGCTGCAAAAGCAATGGGAAACTTAGGCGGGAATGATTTCATCTTTCTCTCGGCAAGAGACGAAAACACCCCCTGGATAATTCCTTTTAAAGATTATAGCAAGGAGATTCCTTCCTCAAAAAGTTCTATATCAAATATTTTTAAAGTAGAGAGGAGTATATTCGATAACACCAAACTCGCGGCTTCTTTAAGTGACAGAAGAGTAGAGGAAGGATTTAACACTGTTTACAATTTAGAGGGGAGTTCACGTTTTCTTGATCACTATATAATTCTCTATCAGGGAGCTTATTCCAACACAAAGGAACCTTCTGATACATTGTTAAGTAGAAATATAAATAAAGATAATTTTGGAGATTATACTGGTGCTTTTGATGGAGAAGAGTTCAGGGGATATACTCAATTGTTTAGTGGAGGCTTATACTTTCGAAATTTTGGAGGTGGCGGAAGATATGAAGTTTGCTCTCCTACTTTCCGAAGCGATCTTGGATTTATTCAAAAAAATGATTTCAAGAAAGGATATATATGGTTTCAGCCAAGAATATATCCAAATAAATTTGGTTTTGAACAAGTGGATTTTCAATTTTCAACTGGTAAAGCTTTTGATTTTGATGGCTTTAGGGAAGAAAAGTATTATATAGCTAAGTTATTTATTACACTTATGAAACAAACCGAACTTAACATTTATCATTGTGGCTGGGATGAGAGATTCCTTGGTCAAGATTTTTATAGATTATGGTTTTACCAACTTGAGTTCTCAACCTCCCCTATTAAGACTCTTAACTTCTATGGTAATTTGTTTATCAGTAGAACTGTTAATCATCGGGAATCTAACTATGGATATGAGAGAAATTTCTATATATCTACAACACTTAAGCCTTTCCCTTTCTTACAAATGGAGGGTTCTTACGGAAGATACCGCCTTTTCCGGGAAAAGTGGTTTGATGAAGTATACGATGAATCGGTTCTATACACAAAAATTGAGTACTTTTTCTCATCTGCTTTTTCTTTAAGATTAACTGTTGATTACAATGGAGAGTCAAAGAATTTAAGAATAATGCCTTTGTTAAAATATCAACCTTCTCCTTTTACGATATTCTTTATTGGAGCAAATTCATCCACTCTTTATAATAGTTACCGCGATTTTGAGCTTATGAGCCATCAGATTTTTATGAAAGTTCAATATGAATTTAATTTATAG
- the epsC gene encoding serine O-acetyltransferase EpsC — MEVNNKVNKVIKALFRSYKRDKEPFIISPNKNFSSRIYPFEEINLIKQLLFPKYWNCGYLTKEENKNELALKIKELAHLFFEGIMPYFEREREVEKIVWEVLNNFGRVREQLKKDVEAAYVGDPAARTYTEIIRSYPGFLAIEIHRVSHLFYSLGASGYARELSEVVHSETGIDIHPGAKIGDYFFIDHGTGVVIGETSVIGNWVRIYQNVTLGVLHFEKEDDGKIRKGYKRHPDIGNHVVIGAGAKILGPVKIGDYVNIGANSWITEDIPSYTSVFVAEHPRLEKRKKKR, encoded by the coding sequence ATGGAAGTAAATAATAAAGTTAATAAGGTTATAAAGGCCCTTTTTAGATCTTATAAAAGAGATAAAGAACCTTTTATTATCTCACCTAATAAAAATTTCTCAAGCAGAATTTATCCTTTTGAAGAAATAAATTTAATAAAACAACTCCTTTTCCCAAAATACTGGAATTGTGGTTATCTTACCAAGGAAGAGAATAAGAATGAGCTTGCTTTAAAAATTAAAGAATTAGCGCATTTATTTTTCGAAGGGATAATGCCTTATTTTGAAAGGGAAAGAGAGGTAGAGAAAATTGTTTGGGAAGTTTTAAATAATTTTGGTAGAGTGAGAGAGCAGCTAAAAAAGGATGTGGAAGCTGCTTATGTAGGAGATCCAGCTGCAAGAACATATACCGAAATCATTCGGTCCTATCCAGGTTTTCTTGCAATAGAAATTCATCGTGTTTCCCATCTCTTTTATTCTTTAGGGGCAAGTGGATATGCAAGAGAGCTTTCAGAGGTTGTTCATTCGGAAACAGGGATTGACATCCACCCGGGAGCAAAAATTGGAGATTATTTCTTTATTGATCATGGAACAGGAGTGGTTATTGGAGAAACTTCAGTAATAGGGAATTGGGTAAGGATATACCAGAATGTGACTCTTGGCGTCCTCCATTTTGAAAAAGAAGATGATGGAAAGATCAGAAAGGGATATAAAAGGCATCCAGACATTGGAAATCATGTGGTTATAGGAGCTGGAGCTAAGATTCTAGGTCCCGTGAAAATTGGAGACTATGTGAATATTGGAGCCAATTCCTGGATCACTGAGGATATTCCAAGTTACACCTCTGTTTTTGTAGCTGAACACCCTCGCTTAGAAAAAAGAAAGAAAAAGAGATAA
- a CDS encoding SoxR reducing system RseC family protein: MERIGKVIKTDKNIAIVFIETPEECESCEFARFCHIGESGREIICKNNVGAKVGDIVSLEIRESNFIFAISLNFLIPLIFLISGILFGIKIWKSELFGFLTGIIFISFYFLIFIVIEKKRKINSLLPEIGKIEKR, encoded by the coding sequence ATGGAGAGAATAGGTAAAGTAATAAAAACAGATAAAAATATAGCAATTGTTTTTATAGAAACACCCGAAGAGTGTGAATCTTGCGAATTTGCAAGATTTTGCCATATAGGTGAAAGTGGAAGAGAGATTATTTGTAAAAATAATGTGGGGGCAAAAGTGGGTGATATTGTAAGCCTGGAGATAAGAGAGAGTAATTTTATTTTCGCCATTAGCTTAAACTTTCTTATTCCTCTTATTTTTCTTATATCTGGGATTTTATTTGGGATTAAAATTTGGAAAAGCGAACTTTTCGGTTTTCTAACTGGGATAATTTTTATATCTTTTTACTTCCTTATATTTATTGTTATAGAGAAAAAGAGAAAAATTAATTCACTTCTTCCAGAAATAGGAAAGATAGAAAAAAGATAA
- a CDS encoding anaerobic ribonucleoside-triphosphate reductase activating protein produces MVKSFLGTSLIEYPEKISSVVFIGGCNLRCPFCYNPDLVLPDLLRNLPEIPEDEIIKRLKERKGFIDGVSFTGGEPLLPDRIIPFLKRIKEEVGIYIKVDTNGTLPNKLREALPFVDYISMDIKSSPQKYFLATGQKANFKDVEESIDIIKSTENYEFRTTMVPGIVEKEDIKEICKKIGKVKKYVLQGFKNVKTVSPEFSKIIPYPKEYLWEASSFLKDCAIIVEVRD; encoded by the coding sequence GTGGTTAAATCCTTCTTAGGGACAAGCCTAATAGAATATCCAGAAAAAATCTCATCTGTTGTTTTTATTGGGGGGTGTAATTTAAGGTGTCCCTTTTGTTATAATCCTGATCTTGTTTTACCAGACCTTTTAAGAAATTTGCCTGAAATACCAGAAGATGAAATCATAAAAAGATTGAAGGAAAGAAAAGGTTTTATTGATGGAGTTTCTTTTACAGGGGGAGAACCTTTACTTCCCGATCGCATAATTCCTTTTTTAAAAAGAATTAAAGAAGAAGTTGGAATTTATATAAAAGTTGACACAAATGGAACTTTACCCAATAAACTTAGAGAAGCTCTCCCTTTTGTTGATTATATTTCTATGGATATAAAAAGTTCTCCTCAAAAATATTTCCTTGCCACAGGGCAAAAGGCAAATTTCAAAGATGTTGAAGAAAGTATTGATATAATTAAGTCTACGGAAAATTATGAATTTAGAACCACGATGGTTCCTGGTATTGTAGAAAAAGAAGACATTAAAGAGATATGCAAAAAGATTGGTAAAGTAAAAAAGTATGTTTTACAAGGTTTTAAAAATGTAAAAACAGTTTCTCCCGAATTTTCAAAAATTATACCTTATCCTAAGGAATATCTATGGGAAGCTTCTTCCTTCCTTAAAGATTGTGCTATAATAGTAGAAGTAAGGGATTAG
- the nrdD gene encoding anaerobic ribonucleoside-triphosphate reductase, producing MIEELGKKEKKENKRKIVAVKTEVYSRVVGYYRPVQDWNEGKREEFKERKYLKIGG from the coding sequence GTGATTGAAGAATTAGGTAAAAAAGAAAAAAAAGAAAATAAAAGAAAGATTGTAGCTGTAAAAACAGAAGTTTACTCTCGAGTGGTTGGTTATTATAGACCTGTTCAAGATTGGAACGAAGGAAAGAGAGAAGAATTCAAAGAAAGAAAGTATTTGAAAATAGGTGGTTAA
- a CDS encoding ribonucleoside triphosphate reductase, translating into MEWLIRKRSGKIVPYNKKKIKDAISKALKATGVKEDADSITNQVETSLYMHFFRVGNIPTVEEIQNYVEETLMFRRLPEVARAYILYREKRNEARKVEDLFKDVETIMGKYLKKEDWRVQENSNMNFSLQGLNFYVSSSITARYWLGKIYSPRIREAHSSGDFHIHDLGILGPYCVGWDLLDLLKEGFKGMSGKVESSPPRHLRSALGQVVNFIYTLQGEAAGAQAFSNFDTLLAPFVRYDNLSYKEVKQALQEFLFNINVPTRVGFQTPFSNITMDLKPPKTLVNRKVILGGVEREEVYGDFQEEMNMINKAFAELMMEGDAKGRIFTFPIPTYNITKDFDWENEDLIPIWKMTGKYGIPYFSNFVSSDMDPEDARSMCCRLRLDKRELRKRGGGLFGSNPLTGSIGVVTINLPRIGYLSSDEEEFFERLATIMEIAKESLELKRKIIEDFTKEGLYPYTKYYLREIKKNFGRYWANHFSTIGLIGMNEACINMLGVGIMSKEGREWALKVLKFMRDKISEFQEETGNLYNLEASPAESASYRLAKADKERFTDIYTKGKDYPYYTNSVHPPVDEVDDIFTLLEHQEPLQVLFTGGTVVHLFLGEAISDWRMVRELTRKIVNRFSLPYFSFTPTFSVCPIHGYIKGEKFYCPYPHTDEEIETFGEVCEVDEEELLKMEEGSYREFEEKEKIEEEGLKVF; encoded by the coding sequence ATGGAATGGCTTATTAGGAAAAGATCGGGAAAGATAGTTCCTTATAACAAAAAGAAAATTAAAGATGCTATTTCCAAGGCTTTAAAAGCCACAGGAGTGAAAGAAGATGCAGATTCTATCACAAATCAGGTTGAAACTTCCCTTTATATGCACTTCTTTAGGGTTGGGAATATTCCTACCGTAGAAGAGATTCAAAACTATGTAGAAGAGACCCTAATGTTTCGGAGACTTCCCGAAGTAGCAAGAGCATATATTCTTTACAGAGAAAAAAGAAACGAAGCTCGCAAAGTTGAAGATCTCTTTAAGGATGTTGAAACAATTATGGGTAAATATTTAAAGAAAGAAGATTGGAGAGTTCAAGAAAATTCAAATATGAATTTTTCTCTTCAAGGATTAAATTTTTATGTTTCTTCTTCAATTACTGCTCGGTATTGGCTTGGAAAGATTTATAGCCCAAGAATTAGAGAAGCTCATAGCAGTGGCGATTTCCATATTCATGATCTTGGGATTCTTGGGCCTTATTGTGTTGGATGGGATTTGTTGGACCTATTAAAAGAGGGCTTCAAAGGTATGAGCGGGAAAGTTGAATCTTCGCCTCCAAGACACTTAAGAAGCGCCCTTGGTCAAGTTGTGAATTTCATATACACCCTTCAAGGAGAAGCGGCAGGAGCTCAAGCTTTTTCTAACTTCGATACACTTTTAGCTCCTTTTGTTAGATATGACAACTTATCTTATAAAGAGGTAAAACAAGCCTTACAAGAATTTTTATTTAATATAAATGTTCCTACAAGAGTTGGATTTCAAACACCTTTTTCAAATATAACAATGGATCTAAAACCTCCAAAGACTCTAGTTAATAGAAAGGTAATTTTGGGTGGAGTAGAAAGAGAAGAAGTTTATGGAGATTTTCAAGAAGAAATGAATATGATAAATAAGGCCTTTGCAGAATTGATGATGGAAGGAGATGCAAAAGGAAGAATCTTTACTTTCCCTATTCCAACTTATAATATAACAAAAGATTTTGATTGGGAAAATGAAGATCTTATACCAATTTGGAAAATGACAGGAAAATATGGAATTCCTTATTTCAGCAATTTTGTCTCTTCAGATATGGACCCTGAAGATGCAAGAAGTATGTGCTGTAGGCTTCGTCTTGACAAAAGGGAATTAAGGAAAAGAGGAGGAGGCCTTTTTGGATCCAATCCTCTAACAGGAAGCATTGGTGTTGTAACAATAAATCTCCCAAGAATTGGTTATCTTTCAAGCGACGAAGAAGAATTCTTCGAGCGACTTGCCACTATTATGGAAATTGCTAAAGAGTCTTTAGAACTTAAGAGAAAAATTATAGAAGATTTTACAAAGGAAGGTTTATATCCGTATACGAAATACTATTTAAGGGAGATAAAAAAGAACTTTGGTCGTTACTGGGCAAATCATTTTTCTACAATAGGTCTAATTGGAATGAACGAAGCTTGTATAAATATGTTAGGGGTAGGAATTATGAGTAAAGAAGGAAGAGAATGGGCTCTAAAAGTGCTTAAATTTATGAGAGATAAAATCTCCGAATTCCAGGAAGAGACAGGGAATCTCTATAATCTTGAAGCATCTCCTGCAGAGAGTGCTTCGTATCGTTTGGCAAAGGCTGATAAGGAAAGATTCACAGATATTTACACAAAAGGGAAAGACTATCCATATTATACAAATTCTGTCCATCCTCCTGTAGATGAGGTGGATGATATATTCACTCTCCTCGAACATCAAGAACCCCTACAGGTTCTATTCACAGGTGGGACTGTTGTTCATCTTTTTTTAGGAGAAGCAATTAGTGATTGGAGGATGGTTAGGGAACTTACAAGGAAAATTGTAAATAGATTTTCTCTTCCCTACTTCAGTTTTACTCCAACCTTTTCTGTATGTCCTATTCATGGATACATAAAGGGTGAAAAATTTTACTGTCCCTATCCTCACACAGATGAAGAGATAGAGACGTTTGGGGAAGTTTGTGAAGTAGATGAAGAAGAGTTATTGAAGATGGAAGAAGGTTCTTACAGAGAATTTGAAGAGAAAGAGAAAATAGAAGAGGAAGGGTTAAAAGTTTTTTAA
- a CDS encoding glycosyltransferase family 2 protein, whose product MKLSVVIPVYNERKTIKKVIEKVKLSPVEKEIIIVDDGYNDGTSSLLDELAKKENNIKIIHLNKNVGKGQAIKESFSLVKGVIIQNADLEYDPGEYPKLLEPLPNKEAEVVFGSRLLKRINKRDGLFYFGRVLITWVANSLFKNNLTDAYTCYKVLPRDFVKNLKITSTGFELEAELTAKLLLSKKKIKEIPINYLSTLSKRRQKDYMERLV is encoded by the coding sequence GTGAAACTTTCGGTTGTAATACCTGTTTATAACGAAAGAAAAACAATAAAAAAGGTTATAGAAAAAGTAAAACTCTCTCCCGTGGAGAAGGAAATAATTATTGTTGATGACGGTTATAATGATGGAACAAGTAGTTTATTAGACGAGCTTGCCAAAAAAGAGAACAACATAAAAATTATACACCTTAATAAGAATGTAGGAAAGGGACAGGCGATTAAAGAAAGTTTTTCATTGGTTAAGGGTGTAATAATTCAGAATGCGGATCTTGAATACGATCCAGGTGAATATCCAAAGTTACTTGAACCTTTGCCGAATAAAGAAGCTGAGGTTGTTTTCGGCTCGAGACTTCTTAAAAGAATTAATAAAAGAGATGGTTTATTTTATTTTGGAAGAGTTTTAATTACCTGGGTAGCAAATTCTCTATTTAAAAATAATTTAACCGATGCTTATACTTGCTATAAAGTTCTTCCACGAGATTTTGTTAAGAACCTAAAAATAACCTCAACCGGTTTTGAACTTGAAGCCGAACTCACTGCTAAATTGCTTCTTTCAAAGAAGAAAATAAAAGAAATACCTATAAATTATTTATCCACGCTCTCAAAAAGAAGGCAAAAAGATTACATGGAAAGATTGGTTTAG
- the glyA gene encoding serine hydroxymethyltransferase, whose translation MEELYKVDPEVYKAIIGEAEREHENLELIASENFVSQAVLEAMGSVLTNKYAEGYPGRRYYGGCKWMDVIENLAIERAKKLFGAEHVNVQPLSGVPANMAVYSALMEPGDLFFGLSLSHGGHLSHGYKVSSTGIFWRTFQYTVDPETEQINYDTLLSLAREKKPKLIMAGGSAYPRTLHWDKFKEICDEVGAYFVTDIAHIAGLIVAGEHPSPIPYADAVTTTTHKTLRGPRSAIILCKEKWAQLIDKAVFPGLQGGPHMHTIAAKAVAFKEALSPEFKEYQHQIVLNAKALEEEFKKLGWRLVAGGTDTHLLLIDVKSKGITGKLAEEALDKAKITVNKNTIPFDKEKPFIASGIRIGTPAVTTRGMKEEEMKRIARLIDRVLTNIDNDKVIEEVKGEVKELTEAFPLYSDIRKKKEVF comes from the coding sequence ATGGAAGAATTATACAAGGTGGATCCTGAAGTTTATAAAGCTATTATAGGGGAGGCGGAGAGAGAGCACGAGAACCTTGAATTAATAGCTTCAGAAAATTTTGTATCTCAAGCTGTTCTTGAAGCAATGGGCTCTGTATTGACAAATAAATACGCTGAGGGATATCCAGGAAGAAGATATTACGGTGGTTGTAAATGGATGGATGTTATTGAGAATCTTGCAATAGAAAGGGCAAAAAAATTATTTGGAGCCGAGCATGTAAATGTTCAGCCTTTGTCAGGAGTTCCTGCAAATATGGCTGTTTATTCAGCTCTAATGGAGCCAGGAGACTTATTTTTTGGACTTTCTTTGTCTCACGGAGGACACCTCTCCCATGGATATAAAGTGAGCTCCACAGGGATTTTCTGGAGAACTTTTCAATATACGGTTGATCCTGAAACAGAACAAATAAATTACGATACCCTTTTGAGTCTTGCAAGAGAGAAGAAACCAAAGTTAATAATGGCAGGAGGCTCTGCCTATCCAAGGACTCTTCACTGGGATAAGTTTAAGGAGATTTGCGATGAGGTAGGTGCATATTTTGTTACTGATATTGCTCACATTGCAGGGCTTATCGTTGCAGGAGAGCATCCTTCACCTATCCCTTATGCAGATGCGGTCACAACAACAACTCATAAAACTTTAAGAGGTCCAAGAAGCGCAATAATATTATGCAAAGAAAAATGGGCTCAATTAATAGATAAAGCTGTTTTCCCTGGATTGCAAGGCGGTCCTCATATGCATACAATCGCAGCAAAAGCTGTGGCTTTCAAAGAAGCTCTTTCTCCTGAATTCAAAGAATACCAACATCAAATCGTATTAAACGCAAAAGCCTTAGAGGAAGAATTTAAGAAACTTGGATGGAGACTTGTTGCAGGGGGAACGGATACACACTTGCTTCTTATTGATGTCAAAAGTAAAGGAATTACAGGAAAGCTGGCAGAAGAGGCTCTTGATAAAGCGAAAATTACTGTGAATAAAAACACAATTCCTTTTGATAAAGAAAAACCTTTTATAGCGAGTGGAATAAGAATTGGTACCCCCGCTGTAACAACGAGAGGAATGAAAGAAGAGGAAATGAAAAGGATTGCTCGTTTAATTGACAGGGTTCTTACAAATATTGATAATGATAAAGTGATTGAGGAGGTAAAAGGAGAAGTTAAAGAACTTACAGAAGCATTTCCTCTTTATTCTGATATAAGGAAGAAAAAGGAGGTTTTTTAA